A stretch of DNA from Solea solea chromosome 11, fSolSol10.1, whole genome shotgun sequence:
TTGTCTTGGCATTGTCTTTTCCCGTTTGTGCACGATTCTCCATATTTAAATGAGTTCATCACATTCTTATTCAAGCAAAAGAAACAGGACTAAACCTGATCACACACGTCTGTCCAAGGTTGGTTTGAACTTTCGCTCCTCGGGTCACAGCTTTTGGTTTTTGCGTGAAATGGCAACATTTGTCCtaaattggacttttaaaaggaaaaacagagtgTGGGTTTTCATGGTGTTTCACGTTTATTAGTAGATCTGAGTAgaaaatttgtttttgaatttaACTTCAGTCACATGTGGGCTGACAATGCGCTaccaccactcacacacacacagacgcacacacaaaatgacacaacacaaaccacacacactgtccaacAGCTACACTGGAGCATACACGCACACTTacattcacagaaacacacgccTGTCAGCTGAAACACTCCATGCTGGCCTTGGCTCTCTCCATCTCATGTAGGAAGTTGTAAAACTGAGGGAGCGTCAGCTCTGAAGGAGACAAAGGAAGAGAACAGGAATCAGCAGTTTGATCTTAACTGCTATCAAAATTAtaatctttaaataaatcagaattttCTCTCTACTTGAGCATTAATAAGTGCTGAGTACAGGTACAGTATCTGTCTGGATGGTTTCAACAACACACTTCTGTTGAAATCTTTTCTGGGACTAATCTGCGGATGCCAGGACTGCCACATGGGAGCAAAAATGACCCGAGCTATTTCTCATTATAACGAGATCACTTTCTCGTTATAATGAGAGTGCGCTCCCATTACAGCGTGATCTGTTTCTTGTTATGCTGAGATCGGACTTTATCGATTGATGTTTACATCAGGGGAGGGGTGGAGCCTGAAGGTGAGGGGTGGGTCAACTGCAAGTGCAGGTAGATTCAGAGTTAAGGTCGATAAAAAGACACGAGGAAAGCGTCATTATGAATAAACTATTGAGATTCAACGGTCTGAAAGAGTCTCCGCCACATTTTTCTCtaatctctccctctgtgtgtgtgacggcgCATCATTTCTGCTGTGAGGCGCATGATTAAACtgcaaacatgttcacatgACTCATTTGTCattaacacacatatacagtttGCTTCATTCAGGCAGAATTTTCCTCGTCAATTTATTCAGGTTCTGTCTCACTAAATTCAACAAATTACACgatacacaataaaaacattgggCTCAAAGTCACTCACCCATGTAGATATTTTCAGTGGAATTCCCCCGTCTGACCACCAGCTTCAACTGCAATAGgtcaaagtttgtttttgacaaTGTTGAACAGAAAGAAATGCACCctcaactgtgtgtgtatgtatttacattttttgtgaggacattttgtctgagccacacaactttaaagagctttttctggggttaagacctggttttagggttagagttaggcacTTATTAGTTGTGATGGTGAAGGTGAGGGTAAGGGACTAGGGAATGCACTATGTCCAtggatgtgtcctcactaagatgtaaagaaatgtttgtttttgtgtgttcttgCATGTGTAtaattgtgaggacattttgggaaagtttAACACTGTCCTtgcaactttaaagggctttttcagggttcaGACTTTTAAGGTTTAGGGGTTAGAAGTGGGTTTGGGTTAAGGGTTAGCCATTTAGTTGTGacagttaaggtaaggggctagggtaTGCATTATGGCTATGAGCGTCCCCCTCTGTAAGAATACTGtgccagaatgtgtgtgtgtggtgttttcagtcagttGTTTATACCTGTAGAAAAATGTTGCCTGTTTTCTGAATCTCACTGGTGCCGACAGTCACTGaaaaaagcacacaaacaaaaacaacacattatgaACTGACCAAAGATATCTGGACATTTCAGTATAATTAATCCACACTGGTCACACTGTCTGGATCTGGATATTTCCTGTTGTCTTTTGCTGTGGAAGGTGTGCTTGTTTCTgccttctcacctgtgtgtgttctgcCCACTTTCCACTTCTTTGTGGTGGAGAGGAAGTTGTGTGAACTACCCCTCCCCACTTGGATTATAATTGTCATGAGAGAACTTTGTGATTAATAACGTTTTTTTGTCGTCATCTGCTGCACCCAGGAACAGTGACTCCCCTGAGCTATTCTTTCTGAGGTTCTAACGTATCGTACATACTTTTTTATAAAGGTCAAAGGACAAGGGTGAACAAAGAACTGCCATCTAAAGctcaaaaacaagctgctgaaaGTAAAAAACAGCCATGGAACACACATCTCCTGCTGCCGCTTTGTGatacacacaccaaacacacacaaacacacaggctgtCTGTATGAGTCAGGGCTATGAGTATTAGGAAAACTTTTCGTGGGTGCTTCTTGGCGTAAAGGCACTACACTACACAGAACTTTTTCATTCTGCGGTTTCTCACCTTTCACtcttccgtgtgtgtgtcatattaGTGAAATGACGTAGTTagattatgacctttttgtatTTTGAGTTCAAACCGAAGTAAAGAAAGTGATACACGCACATTGAGTGTTTCCTTATCTTTCTTCTAAAAACTGTTTTGTGGGTATAAGCCGCCTCTCAAGACAAactgtactaaaaaaaagacattcaggTGCTGTATTTTGTACTGTAAACTAGTTCACTAGTAAACTTGTACCCTGCTTTGTATGATGTGGGCCGTGTGAAAAGAGCGGCCATTTGTGCTCTGCGTCTAGTCAAATCTCTTAAAGCCCAACTGGATTCCGCTGACTGAGTCACAGAGGCAACATGCAGAGACACAGTCTCTTTGTGTAAACAGAGATTTTGCATCTCAATCAACAGGCCCGTTAGGTAAACTACGCAGTGCACTCCCTTTGTAAACTGCAGAACATTCAGCTCAACAATAGCTCAACCTGATGCTAATGACTCTGCTCTCATGGTGTATTAGCATCTCTATCACCTGTTGAGTCCTAAAACGTCATTAATCTGTATGAATAAATGCAGACGGCCGATAGAGACCCACCAGCTCTACACCAGTGGGGTGTTTAAATGAGACTAAATCCGAGGACATAAGCTATGCTAATGACTACATTGGACCAGGGATTTGTGACCATGAATATGCACTGTAACTCTGAAAAGAGACAGAGCTGCAGCTTTCCTTGAGCGAGCAGAAATAAACCTAAAAACCTTAGGTTACATTTGATGTGCCCAGGGTTTGTCTCACCTCCAAACTTCCACTCCATGTCAACTAGCTGGTTTACCATCAGAGTCTGTGCAACGGCAAGTCTGGACAGTGCCGCATAGTGTTCCGACCACTGTAagatataacaaagaaatgtcaGAAACGCccctgtgtttaaaacacagtcATTTTCAGAGCCGTTATGTACAGGATGTGTAAATCAGCTTACAGCTGAAGCTGTCCACTGTCACGGACACGCCGATAacgacacaaaaataaatccgATTACAAATATATTTTAGATTCTTCAAAAGATTGTTGCTTTTAGAGACAAAAGCGTGATTTTTGGTGACTCGGATCAGAAATGCTGCTTAATTGAATTCATCTAAAAACatagaattaaaaataaagcagaacTCCAAGAGTGCGTGGAGACATACCTGCTGTGAAAAGTGTGTGGCCTTGTCGTCGTTGAGTCCTACAAGAGTCATGGCAGGTTAGAAGAGTTCATGTGTTAAAAGTGAATGATAATGACTTTAAAGTCATCCTCAGTGATGGAGAATTCAAATGTGTACCTAATGTAACAAGGTCATCTTTGATTTGCTCGCCTGACAAATTTTTCTTCAGGGCCCCTGAGGAGAAAACAGAGGGATGGCGGTTATTTAGACGGAAACCTTCACTGTCACTTTATAGCAGAACTTCTATTGTTGAGTATGTTCCAGACGCCTAAAAGAAAGTAGATCAAGCCCAACAATCATTTCTAGATTTTTGTACAAATGTTTGTCTGAACATGACACAGCCTGCTTGGGTTGGGTATCCATGCTCTACTGCAGACAGGGGTGCCCTAACAACAGCTTTGGACAGTCATTAACAACAGAAGGTCCAGGGATTTTAACAACAAccagtgcatgtgtttgtgagtgtgtacgtgtgtgtgtgcgtgtgttggtcTCACCCTGTGGCACCAGCAGGACACTCTTCATCAAGTTCCTCAGAGGACCTGCACTCATCCCGTGTTCCCCTGCAAACTCAGTGAGCTGCTGCATGAACCTctctgtctacacacacacacacac
This window harbors:
- the commd7 gene encoding COMM domain-containing protein 7, giving the protein MQLYFTKDVLPDSVSTDFQNLNKFNEQQFHRLIQVLFQFLLEPKETERFMQQLTEFAGEHGMSAGPLRNLMKSVLLVPQGALKKNLSGEQIKDDLVTLGLNDDKATHFSQQWSEHYAALSRLAVAQTLMVNQLVDMEWKFGVTVGTSEIQKTGNIFLQLKLVVRRGNSTENIYMELTLPQFYNFLHEMERAKASMECFS